A single Sphingopyxis chilensis DNA region contains:
- a CDS encoding DUF1993 domain-containing protein, translated as MLYDLTVPAYQNALKALSGELAKASAWGADNGIGELQFAVARLAPDMFPLASQVRFTCLQALQPLSRLGGIAIPELPEDATDFAGMQEQIAATLAVLEDLDCAALGDDMERAVSFDLPNGMMFDLSAADYVRDWAQPQFYFHRVAAYAVLRHMGVPLGKADYVAYMMRHLRPGTAPA; from the coding sequence ATGCTCTACGACTTGACCGTACCGGCCTACCAAAATGCCCTGAAGGCTCTGTCGGGCGAGTTGGCGAAAGCAAGCGCATGGGGCGCGGATAATGGCATCGGCGAGCTCCAGTTCGCGGTCGCGCGGCTAGCCCCCGACATGTTCCCGCTCGCCTCGCAGGTCCGCTTCACCTGCCTCCAGGCATTGCAGCCCCTAAGCCGGCTCGGGGGCATCGCGATCCCGGAGCTTCCCGAGGATGCGACCGACTTCGCCGGTATGCAGGAGCAGATCGCCGCCACGCTGGCCGTCCTTGAAGACCTCGATTGCGCCGCGCTCGGCGACGACATGGAGCGGGCGGTCAGCTTTGACTTACCGAACGGCATGATGTTCGACCTCAGCGCCGCAGACTATGTCCGCGACTGGGCACAGCCGCAATTCTACTTCCACCGCGTCGCCGCCTATGCCGTGTTGCGCCATATGGGCGTCCCGCTCGGCAAGGCCGATTATGTCGCCTATATGATGCGCCATCTCCGCCCAGGAACGGCACCCGCCTGA
- a CDS encoding ExbD/TolR family protein yields MRKRRGMFHRSIFRADPNGDPDINTTPLIDVMLVMLVMFIITIPPPTHSVDVTLPIGEVRGKILDQNRVTIDTSDVIRWNDEAIDLAELGILVKQASERVEPAAILLEPDARARYLRVDEAIGAIRRNGGSKLAFPGIQNYAGLI; encoded by the coding sequence ATGCGCAAACGTCGTGGCATGTTTCATCGCAGCATTTTTCGCGCCGATCCCAATGGCGATCCCGACATCAACACCACGCCGCTGATCGACGTGATGTTGGTGATGCTGGTGATGTTCATCATCACCATTCCGCCGCCGACGCACAGCGTCGATGTGACGCTTCCGATCGGCGAGGTCCGCGGAAAGATACTCGACCAAAATCGCGTGACGATCGATACGAGCGACGTGATCCGCTGGAACGACGAAGCAATCGACCTCGCCGAGTTGGGTATCCTCGTTAAGCAGGCGTCAGAGCGCGTCGAGCCGGCGGCGATCCTGCTCGAGCCCGATGCGCGGGCGCGTTATCTTCGTGTCGACGAGGCGATCGGCGCGATCCGGCGCAATGGCGGCTCCAAGCTCGCCTTTCCGGGCATCCAGAATTACGCCGGACTGATATGA
- a CDS encoding DUF2793 domain-containing protein: MTDTPTTSRFALPLLAVAQAQKEVTHNEALTLLDALVHAAIEAGPLAEPPSSSAPGQCWIVGSAPTGAWAGHGDAIAVQTSGGWRFAVPREGTHVMRLADGARLRFEGGTWVEPSTIAPPAGGAVIDSEARGAIAALIAQLAAQGILISG, translated from the coding sequence ATGACCGACACGCCAACCACGTCGCGCTTTGCATTACCGCTACTTGCCGTCGCGCAGGCCCAGAAGGAGGTGACGCACAATGAAGCGCTGACCCTGCTCGACGCGCTCGTCCACGCTGCGATCGAGGCGGGACCGCTGGCGGAGCCGCCTTCCAGCTCCGCGCCGGGCCAATGCTGGATCGTCGGCTCCGCGCCGACCGGCGCCTGGGCCGGACATGGCGATGCAATTGCAGTACAAACGTCGGGCGGCTGGCGATTTGCGGTACCCCGCGAAGGGACCCATGTCATGCGCCTGGCCGATGGAGCGCGGCTTCGCTTCGAGGGTGGGACGTGGGTCGAGCCGTCGACGATCGCCCCGCCTGCAGGAGGGGCTGTGATCGATTCCGAAGCGCGCGGCGCGATTGCGGCGCTGATCGCGCAACTCGCCGCGCAGGGTATTCTGATTTCAGGCTGA
- a CDS encoding NlpC/P60 family protein, with translation MVGVRFRPQGTDPATGLDCVGLVWAAYAAAGRRLARPADYPLRGWTLEKVEAAFAAAGFIRVSDPMRIGDVLLIVYPARQYHLGLIGPEAFIHAHAGLRRVVATPLDTSLQGAARWRLS, from the coding sequence ATGGTGGGCGTCCGTTTCCGTCCGCAGGGAACAGATCCGGCAACGGGGCTGGATTGTGTCGGGCTGGTGTGGGCGGCCTATGCGGCGGCTGGTCGGCGGTTGGCGCGGCCGGCGGATTATCCGCTGCGCGGCTGGACACTGGAGAAGGTCGAGGCCGCGTTTGCGGCCGCGGGCTTTATCCGCGTCAGCGATCCGATGCGCATCGGCGATGTTCTGCTGATCGTCTATCCGGCGCGGCAATATCATCTCGGTCTGATCGGACCCGAGGCATTCATCCATGCTCATGCAGGGCTGCGCCGGGTGGTCGCGACGCCGCTCGACACGAGCCTGCAAGGTGCCGCGCGATGGCGGCTTTCATAA
- a CDS encoding OmpA family protein: MRKLAVAVALASTTLASPVLARDNSWYVGVGAGAMLVEDLDLDIGTFNNAGTLDHRAGYDVEGTVGYDFGGFRAEVEVGFREADIKSGRFTTPGIPSLPGGAGSFTGSTALNGDSNALSFMVNGLLDFGDDDGLQGFVGGGAGVARVSVEPVFAGPFLDDSDTGFAWQAIAGVRAPLSDNIDVGLKYRFFNADNLDLVDQAGRDVSTRFRSHSILGTLTFNFGGAPEPVEPAPPPPPPPPPPPPPPPPPPPVVECAPGPYIVYFDWDQSNITPEAASTLDNAISAYNRGCTGTQVMLAGHADRSGSATYNVGLSNRRNDAVRSYLTARGISDGSISAQGFGETRPAVATADGVRNDQNRRVEITYGPNSGM, from the coding sequence ATGAGGAAGCTTGCCGTCGCTGTGGCGTTGGCCTCCACCACCCTGGCGTCGCCGGTTCTGGCGCGCGACAACTCTTGGTACGTTGGTGTTGGTGCCGGCGCAATGCTCGTCGAGGACCTGGACCTCGATATCGGCACCTTCAACAACGCCGGTACGCTCGATCATCGTGCTGGCTACGATGTCGAAGGCACCGTCGGTTACGATTTCGGCGGTTTCCGCGCGGAAGTCGAAGTCGGTTTCCGTGAAGCCGACATCAAGTCCGGCCGCTTCACGACCCCGGGCATTCCCAGCCTGCCGGGTGGTGCGGGTAGCTTCACCGGTTCGACCGCCCTGAATGGCGATTCGAACGCGCTGAGCTTCATGGTCAACGGCCTGCTCGACTTCGGCGACGACGACGGCCTTCAGGGCTTTGTCGGCGGTGGTGCCGGTGTCGCACGCGTTTCGGTCGAACCCGTTTTCGCGGGTCCGTTCCTCGACGATTCGGACACGGGCTTTGCGTGGCAGGCGATTGCGGGCGTTCGCGCTCCGCTCAGCGACAACATCGACGTTGGCCTGAAGTATCGTTTCTTCAACGCCGACAATCTCGATCTGGTCGACCAGGCCGGTCGCGACGTTTCGACGCGCTTCCGTTCGCACTCGATCCTCGGGACGCTGACGTTCAACTTCGGTGGCGCTCCGGAACCGGTCGAACCGGCTCCCCCGCCGCCGCCCCCGCCGCCTCCGCCGCCTCCGCCGCCTCCGCCGCCGCCGCCGGTCGTGGAATGCGCACCTGGGCCGTACATCGTGTATTTCGACTGGGATCAGTCGAACATCACGCCGGAAGCGGCTTCGACGCTCGACAACGCGATCAGCGCCTACAACCGTGGTTGCACGGGCACGCAGGTCATGCTCGCAGGTCACGCAGACCGTTCGGGCTCGGCGACGTACAACGTTGGCCTGTCGAATCGCCGCAACGACGCGGTTCGCAGCTACCTGACCGCTCGTGGCATCTCGGATGGCTCGATCAGTGCGCAGGGCTTCGGCGAAACCCGCCCGGCCGTTGCGACCGCCGACGGCGTCCGCAACGACCAGAACCGTCGCGTGGAAATCACTTACGGTCCGAACTCGGGCATGTAA
- a CDS encoding phage tail protein produces MATLVLTVVGGIAGGPVGAAIGAAVGQQVDAEIFKPKGREGPRLADLKVQASTYGQQIPQLFGTMRVAGSVIWATDLIERRAKRGGGKGRPSTTEYSYAVSLAIALSSRPVRAIGRIWADGNLLRGTSGTFQERCTFRWYDGSEDQAADPLIASALGIGSASAFRGLSYVVFEELELGAFGNRIPSLTFEVEADAGSIDAGLIGDKLLADAGRCQGAWPYSGYAASGDRARDALAPLFDADGVLLASGPGGWRLAPASSAGDPLALSDFCELRRGDAPSDRAERRRAPLSSLPGTIRLRHYEPGRDFQLGQQASQVAGGGVREERIDLPAVLPATSARALAQRLASRAADERETSIWHADLAALALTVGQIVTDADGRRWRLAGRTVRGSEILLELRRYQPLPATELPAAPGVPVGTPDWPDAVGMVYLFDLPNLGSPAASAPRILIAGAGSNDGWRGADCWFVSAAGAEPIPVGTVRPAAALGLLAEPLAAGSDCLFDLSDTIVIELANPSMTLESIDDAALLGGANRAMVGRELLQFGEAEIVGPRKWRLSRLLRGRAGTASEMIHPAGEPFVLLDDPALLTLPDDLAVMADAGGSTLQWAPRNGTALTEIGIAAAEQSLRPLSPVHGQIRPDGAGGVTIGWTRRSRLDAGWRDHVDQPLGETREMWRVSLVPPVPGVGPWEPELPTLNIGASEIAGLEPGHKIEIRQTGDFSQSPPLSLALT; encoded by the coding sequence ATGGCGACCTTGGTGTTGACGGTGGTAGGCGGGATCGCCGGAGGCCCGGTCGGCGCTGCGATCGGCGCGGCGGTCGGGCAGCAAGTCGATGCGGAGATTTTCAAACCCAAGGGACGCGAGGGGCCGCGGCTCGCCGATCTGAAGGTTCAGGCATCGACCTATGGCCAGCAGATCCCGCAATTGTTCGGGACGATGCGCGTCGCGGGCAGCGTCATCTGGGCGACCGACCTGATCGAGCGGCGGGCCAAGCGGGGGGGCGGTAAGGGCCGGCCGTCAACGACCGAATATAGCTATGCCGTGTCGCTGGCGATCGCGCTTTCGTCGCGCCCCGTCCGTGCGATCGGGCGCATCTGGGCCGACGGCAACCTGCTGCGCGGGACGAGCGGCACCTTCCAGGAGCGCTGCACTTTCCGCTGGTATGACGGGAGCGAGGATCAGGCGGCCGATCCGCTGATCGCATCCGCGCTGGGCATCGGGTCGGCGAGTGCCTTTCGGGGCCTGTCCTATGTGGTTTTTGAAGAACTCGAACTGGGCGCGTTCGGCAATCGGATTCCCTCACTTACCTTCGAGGTCGAAGCCGATGCGGGGAGCATCGATGCCGGACTGATCGGCGACAAGCTGCTCGCCGACGCGGGGCGCTGTCAGGGCGCATGGCCCTATTCGGGCTATGCGGCATCGGGCGACCGTGCGCGCGATGCGCTGGCGCCGCTGTTCGATGCCGACGGCGTGCTGTTGGCGAGCGGACCTGGCGGTTGGCGCTTGGCGCCGGCGTCGAGCGCGGGCGATCCGCTGGCGCTGAGCGATTTTTGCGAGCTGCGGCGGGGCGATGCTCCGAGCGATCGGGCCGAACGGCGGCGAGCGCCTTTGTCGTCGCTGCCGGGAACGATCCGCCTGCGCCACTATGAGCCGGGGCGCGATTTTCAGCTCGGCCAGCAGGCAAGCCAGGTTGCAGGCGGTGGTGTGCGCGAGGAGCGGATCGACCTGCCGGCGGTCTTGCCGGCAACGTCGGCGCGGGCGCTGGCGCAGCGTCTTGCCTCTCGCGCCGCGGACGAGCGCGAGACGTCGATCTGGCACGCCGACCTGGCCGCGCTGGCGCTGACCGTCGGGCAGATCGTGACCGATGCCGATGGGAGACGCTGGCGCCTGGCGGGACGGACCGTTCGCGGCAGCGAAATCTTGCTCGAACTGCGACGCTACCAGCCGCTGCCCGCGACCGAACTGCCCGCGGCGCCCGGGGTTCCGGTCGGCACTCCCGACTGGCCCGACGCGGTCGGCATGGTCTACCTGTTCGATTTGCCCAATCTGGGGAGCCCGGCAGCCTCCGCACCGCGAATATTGATCGCCGGAGCGGGCAGCAACGACGGTTGGCGCGGCGCCGATTGCTGGTTCGTCTCGGCAGCCGGTGCCGAGCCGATCCCGGTGGGAACCGTGCGTCCGGCGGCGGCGCTCGGCCTGCTCGCCGAGCCGCTGGCAGCGGGAAGCGACTGTCTGTTCGACCTTTCTGACACGATCGTAATCGAACTGGCCAATCCTTCGATGACGCTCGAATCGATCGACGATGCCGCGCTGCTCGGCGGCGCGAACCGCGCGATGGTGGGCAGGGAATTGCTGCAATTCGGCGAAGCCGAGATTGTGGGGCCGCGGAAATGGCGTCTGTCGCGCCTGCTTCGCGGGCGGGCCGGGACCGCGAGCGAGATGATTCATCCGGCGGGCGAGCCGTTCGTGCTGCTCGACGATCCAGCATTGCTGACGCTGCCCGACGACCTGGCCGTGATGGCGGACGCAGGCGGATCGACGCTGCAATGGGCGCCACGAAACGGCACCGCGCTGACCGAGATCGGCATCGCGGCTGCCGAACAATCGTTGCGACCACTTTCGCCCGTGCACGGACAGATCCGCCCGGACGGTGCGGGCGGCGTGACGATCGGATGGACAAGACGAAGCCGCCTCGACGCCGGCTGGCGCGACCATGTCGACCAGCCGCTTGGCGAAACCCGCGAAATGTGGCGCGTTTCGCTGGTACCGCCGGTTCCGGGCGTCGGACCATGGGAGCCGGAGTTACCGACCCTGAATATCGGCGCCAGCGAGATCGCCGGGCTGGAGCCGGGGCATAAGATAGAAATCCGCCAAACGGGTGATTTTTCGCAGTCGCCGCCGCTTTCCCTGGCTTTGACATAA